From a region of the Brassica oleracea var. oleracea cultivar TO1000 unplaced genomic scaffold, BOL UnpScaffold00795, whole genome shotgun sequence genome:
- the LOC106320085 gene encoding caffeic acid 3-O-methyltransferase-like: MANQLQDPLTSSTKPSLIKEEEKFDEETVSLQAESLVNTLAFPMVLKAALELGVIETITAVDEGVWLSSYEITLRLPTKPINPEAPVLLDRMLILLASHSILKYRMVETEENGNSKRVYAAEPVCRFFLNGGDGSGSLAPLFMVNLSEVYFKTWTHLKDVILEGKDACVSAHGMKLFEYIGSDEGFSEKFNRAMSEASTLTMKKVLEVYRGFEDVHTLVDVGGGIGTVISLVISKYPHIKGINFDLASVLAHAPLYPGVEHVSGDMFIEIPKGNAIFMKWILHDWNDEDCVKILKNCWRSLSEKGKVIIVDMITPLEPKANDFSSNVVLAKDMVMLTQLSGGKEKSLSQFETLASDSGFRRCEIICRAYSYYVIEFHK, translated from the exons ATGGCAAACCAACTTCAAGATCCCTTAACCTCCTCCACTAAACCAAGTctaatcaaagaagaagaaaaatttgaTGAAGAAACTGTGAGCTTGCAAGCAGAGAGTCTTGTGAACACACTTGCCTTCCCCATGGTTCTCAAAGCGGCCTTGGAGCTTGGCGTCATCGAAACAATCACAGCCGTAGATGAAGGTGTCTGGCTCTCCTCTTATGAGATTACGCTCCGTCTCCCAACCAAACCTATTAACCCAGAGGCACCGGTTTTGTTGGACCGGATGCTGATTTTACTAGCCAGTCACTCGATCTTGAAGTACCGTATGGTTGAAACCGAAGAAAACGGAAATTCCAAGAGGGTATATGCAGCTGAACCGGTTTGCAGATTTTTCTTGAACGGTGGAGACGGATCCGGTTCTCTTGCGCCTCTCTTCATGGTCAACTTAAGCGAAGTCTATTTCAAGACTTG gACACATCTCAAAGATGTGATATTAGAAGGAAAGGATGCATGCGTCTCTGCTCATGGCATGAAACTTTTTGAATATATTGGTTCGGATGAAGGATTCTCCGAGAAATTTAACCGGGCAATGTCGGAAGCTTCCACGTTGACCATGAAGAAGGTTTTAGAAGTTTATAGAGGATTCGAAGATGTACACACTTTGGTGGATGTGGGAGGAGGAATTGGAACTGTTATAAGTCTAGTGATTTCCAAGTATCCTCATATTAAAGGCATCAATTTCGATCTAGCCTCGGTTTTAGCACATGCTCCTCTATATCCAG GAGTGGAACATGTTTCAGGAGACATGTTTATAGAAATTCCAAAAGGAAATGCTATTTTCATGAAA TGGATACTACATGATTGGAATGACGAAGACTGTGTGAAAATTCTCAAAAACTGTTGGAGAAGTCTTTCCGAAAAAGGAAAGGTGATAATAGTCGACATGATTACACCTCTAGAACCAAAGGCCAACGACTTTTCTTCTAACGTTGTGCTCGCGAAGGACATGGTGATGTTAACACAATTATCGGGTGGTAAGGAGAAGTCTCTTTCCCAGTTCGAGACTTTGGCCTCTGATTCGGGTTTTCGTCGTTGTGAAATCATATGTCGTGCTTACTCATATTATGTTATTGAATTCCATAAATAA